The region TGAAGGCGTGCTGGAACTACCTGATGCTGCACGGCGACGGCAGCAAGGGCATCCACAACCCCGACTTCTTCATGGCGGTCATCAACGCAACCATGGCGGTGAACGTCGACAACTGACGCTCACGCTCCTTCCCATCCCTGGCGCCCGCCGAGCCCTGGCTCTGCGGGCGTCGGGCTTTTTGTGCCGGGTGGTTCCGCGCCGGACCAACATGGAAGCGGAGGAAATCCGCTCAGACGCCGATGAACAACCGATGCGCGAAGTTCCGCTCGAGCTTGGCGCGCAGCACCTTGTCCGCGGCGGTTTCGATGTCGTACTCCGCTCGCTTGAACTCGAAGCGCTTCTCCGTGGAGTCGAACACGGTGAAGCTGGCCCGGTTGTCGTAGTCCCGGGGCTGACCCACGGAGCCCACGCTCACGATGTACTTCTTGTCCGGCGCCAGATCGAAATCGATGGGCGGGAGCTCTTCCACCGAGTCTGGCGTGAGGGCGAACACCTTGCACAGGTGAGAGTGTCCGATCAGCGTGATGTGCCCGAGCTCGTCGTAGATCGGCAAACACTCCCGAGCTTGTTCCGGAGCGAAGATGTACTCGAACTCTTCCAGACGCACCGGAGAGCCGTGGCACAAGAGGGCGTCCTCGTCGCTCAGGCGGATCTGATAGGGCAGCCCGCGAAGCCAATCCATGTTCTCTTTCGAGAGCATGTTGGCGTGCTGATCCAACGCGTGGCGCGCCGCCTCGTAGTAGTACGAGTAGTCCATGCGCCCGGCGACGGCGGCGTCGTGATTGCCCAAGATGGTGGACTTCACGAGACCGCGCACGAGATCCGCGCACTCGTTCGGCGAACCGCCGTAACCCACCGTGTCGCCGAGGCAGTAGTAAGCGTCGATGCTCTCGCTCTTGAATGCCTCGATGACCGCGCTCAGCGCTT is a window of Polyangiaceae bacterium DNA encoding:
- a CDS encoding metallophosphoesterase family protein, which gives rise to MRLGILSDIHANYEALSAVIEAFKSESIDAYYCLGDTVGYGGSPNECADLVRGLVKSTILGNHDAAVAGRMDYSYYYEAARHALDQHANMLSKENMDWLRGLPYQIRLSDEDALLCHGSPVRLEEFEYIFAPEQARECLPIYDELGHITLIGHSHLCKVFALTPDSVEELPPIDFDLAPDKKYIVSVGSVGQPRDYDNRASFTVFDSTEKRFEFKRAEYDIETAADKVLRAKLERNFAHRLFIGV